In Thermodesulfatator atlanticus DSM 21156, the following proteins share a genomic window:
- a CDS encoding metallophosphoesterase family protein has translation MEYVIHFSDLHLSVEAPPPRKLLGRRALGFLRWKLSRGRKHSLEPLMALQKWLAAAQVSQVVITGDLVHLGLPEEFSLAKDFLERLGPPEKIFLVPGNHDFYVPEPFEKTFAKWSPYLHLDESRDYPTVLKKEHYALIGLDTTCPNVPPFAMGELGDKQLARLKDVLKTLREAGLVRILALHHPPLPGMISTLKALKETTELAELLREEGLEIVLFGHTHKIIRGYYETRLGKSLFLGAPSLTYVGNDPLRKSRFFRIGFDNKENSLNINLETYVFRGGAFERESRDNIELAK, from the coding sequence ATGGAATACGTCATTCATTTTTCAGACCTGCATTTGAGTGTGGAAGCCCCTCCACCACGCAAACTTTTGGGAAGAAGGGCCCTTGGTTTTTTACGCTGGAAGCTTAGCCGCGGGCGCAAGCACTCCCTTGAGCCTTTGATGGCACTTCAAAAATGGCTCGCAGCCGCTCAAGTCTCTCAGGTGGTAATTACTGGGGACCTGGTTCATCTGGGGCTTCCTGAGGAGTTTTCGCTGGCAAAGGATTTTTTAGAACGCCTTGGCCCCCCAGAAAAAATCTTTTTAGTGCCCGGAAACCATGATTTTTACGTGCCTGAGCCATTTGAAAAAACTTTTGCTAAATGGAGCCCGTATCTTCACTTGGACGAATCGCGCGACTATCCCACCGTTCTTAAAAAAGAACACTATGCTCTCATTGGCCTTGATACCACTTGTCCAAACGTGCCCCCTTTTGCCATGGGAGAACTGGGTGATAAGCAATTAGCGCGCTTGAAAGATGTTTTAAAAACTTTACGAGAAGCAGGCTTGGTGAGGATCTTGGCCCTTCATCACCCACCGCTTCCGGGCATGATCTCGACCCTTAAGGCCCTTAAGGAAACCACTGAGCTTGCTGAGCTTTTGCGCGAGGAAGGCCTAGAGATAGTTCTTTTTGGCCATACCCACAAGATTATTCGTGGTTATTACGAAACCCGTTTGGGTAAAAGCCTTTTTCTTGGTGCACCATCTCTTACGTATGTTGGGAACGATCCCCTGCGAAAAAGCCGGTTTTTTAGAATCGGCTTTGATAATAAGGAAAATTCCTTGAACATAAACCTTGAAACGTATGTTTTTAGAGGGGGTGCTTTCGAGCGCGAAAGCAGGGATAATATCGAGCTTGCCAAATAA
- the alaS gene encoding alanine--tRNA ligase: MRYLKGKEIRKLFLDYFAKQGHEIVPSSPLVPADDPTLLFTNAGMVQFKKVFLGQEERPYKRAASCQKCVRAGGKHNDLENVGYTARHHTFFEMLGNFSFGDYFKEEAIFYAWEFLTKVLELPKERLYVTVYKDDDEAYALWQKIAGLSQDRIVRLGEKDNFWAMGDTGPCGPCSEIIFDQGEDVGCGRPDCQVGCDCDRYLELWNLVFMQYERDEKGNLSPLPRPCIDTGMGLERITATIQGVKTNFDCDLFAGLMSKISDLTGIHYGENKKTDVAFRVIADHSRAAAFLIADGVLPSNEGRGYVLRRIIRRAIRFGRTLGLEKPFLYDTALVVVEEMGDVYPELLRAAQTIEKILVLEEERFRETLERGLSLLYEEIEKLKKSGEKIIPGSFIFKLYDTYGFPYDIVRDIALEHGLELDMLGFEKEMAKQRERSRKAWKGELAKAPQVFTKLLEKGLGKEFVGYETTEAEAEILAIVQKGKEIDALCEGEEAEAVFSKTPFYGEAGGQVGDTGLVIGKEGQAEVVDTYRLGEIFVHKLKCKTGTLKKGEKVKLSVFSSRRAAIARHHTATHLLHAALRRILGDHVHQAGSLVAPDRLRFDFTHFEPLKLEEIFALEDLINARIRDNIPVEVKLMSYKEAIDQGAMALFGEKYADKVRVIRIGNFSMELCGGTHVHRTGDIGFFKIIAEGSVSAGVRRIEAVAGEPAVNFVHDLEKEKALIASKLKVAPSELPKRVETLLKQLKEAQEEIETLRRQLARGGLESLLNQVQEINGIKIIAAEVPAKDAKTLREMGDFLREKLGSGVVVLGASVNGKAQLLAMVTKDLKEKVHAGKIISALAPLVGGRGGGRPDMAQGGGPDAQKLKEALEKAPKLIADMIK; the protein is encoded by the coding sequence GTGCGCTATCTAAAAGGAAAAGAAATCCGGAAGCTTTTTCTGGATTATTTTGCCAAGCAAGGCCACGAAATAGTCCCCAGCTCGCCCTTGGTTCCTGCTGATGATCCTACGCTTCTTTTCACCAATGCAGGGATGGTTCAATTCAAAAAAGTCTTTCTCGGCCAGGAAGAAAGGCCTTATAAACGCGCTGCCTCCTGCCAAAAATGCGTACGTGCCGGGGGCAAACACAATGACCTCGAAAATGTTGGCTACACCGCCCGGCATCATACCTTCTTCGAAATGCTTGGAAACTTCTCTTTTGGGGATTACTTCAAGGAAGAAGCCATTTTCTACGCCTGGGAATTTTTGACCAAGGTGCTTGAGCTTCCCAAAGAGCGCCTCTACGTCACGGTTTACAAAGACGACGACGAAGCTTACGCCCTTTGGCAAAAGATAGCAGGGCTTAGTCAAGACCGTATTGTGCGCCTGGGAGAAAAAGACAACTTCTGGGCCATGGGCGACACTGGCCCCTGTGGCCCCTGTTCAGAAATAATTTTTGACCAAGGTGAAGACGTTGGCTGTGGTCGTCCAGACTGCCAGGTGGGATGCGACTGCGACCGCTATCTTGAGCTCTGGAACCTTGTTTTCATGCAATACGAAAGAGACGAAAAAGGGAATCTCAGCCCGCTTCCGCGCCCTTGTATTGACACTGGCATGGGACTTGAGCGTATCACCGCCACCATCCAGGGCGTAAAAACCAATTTTGACTGTGATCTTTTTGCCGGCTTGATGAGCAAAATCTCTGACTTAACAGGTATTCACTACGGCGAAAATAAAAAAACCGACGTGGCTTTCAGGGTAATTGCTGACCACTCACGGGCAGCAGCCTTTCTCATTGCCGATGGAGTCTTGCCTTCAAATGAAGGCCGAGGCTACGTGCTAAGACGCATCATCAGGCGCGCTATTCGTTTTGGCCGCACTCTAGGGCTTGAAAAGCCCTTTTTATATGACACTGCCCTGGTAGTCGTAGAAGAAATGGGAGACGTTTATCCTGAGCTTCTCCGCGCGGCTCAAACCATCGAAAAAATACTTGTGCTTGAAGAAGAACGCTTCCGGGAAACCTTAGAAAGAGGCCTTTCTTTACTTTACGAAGAAATCGAAAAACTCAAAAAATCAGGAGAAAAGATCATCCCGGGAAGCTTTATCTTCAAACTTTATGATACCTATGGATTCCCTTACGACATTGTGCGCGATATTGCCCTTGAACACGGCCTTGAGCTTGACATGCTCGGCTTTGAAAAAGAAATGGCCAAGCAAAGGGAAAGGAGCCGTAAGGCCTGGAAGGGAGAGCTCGCCAAGGCTCCTCAAGTTTTCACCAAGCTCCTTGAAAAAGGCCTTGGCAAAGAATTCGTAGGCTATGAAACCACCGAAGCCGAAGCAGAAATCCTTGCCATTGTTCAAAAAGGAAAAGAAATAGACGCCCTTTGTGAAGGGGAAGAAGCTGAAGCTGTTTTTTCAAAAACGCCCTTTTACGGCGAAGCAGGTGGCCAGGTGGGAGACACAGGGCTTGTTATCGGCAAAGAAGGCCAGGCAGAGGTGGTTGATACTTATCGCTTAGGGGAAATCTTCGTGCACAAACTCAAGTGCAAAACAGGGACCCTCAAAAAAGGGGAAAAAGTTAAGCTTTCGGTTTTTTCCTCGCGAAGGGCAGCCATTGCCAGGCACCACACCGCAACTCATCTTCTTCACGCGGCGCTCCGCCGTATCCTGGGAGATCACGTACATCAGGCAGGGTCTCTGGTAGCACCAGATCGCCTGCGGTTTGACTTTACACACTTTGAACCCTTAAAACTTGAAGAAATCTTTGCCCTTGAAGACCTTATAAACGCCCGCATACGGGATAACATCCCTGTGGAAGTAAAGTTGATGAGCTATAAAGAAGCCATAGACCAAGGGGCTATGGCCTTATTTGGTGAAAAATACGCTGATAAAGTTCGCGTTATTCGCATTGGGAATTTTTCCATGGAGCTTTGCGGTGGCACCCACGTGCACCGCACCGGAGATATTGGCTTTTTTAAGATTATTGCCGAGGGGAGCGTTTCTGCAGGAGTGCGCCGTATTGAAGCGGTAGCGGGAGAGCCTGCGGTTAATTTTGTCCATGATCTTGAAAAAGAAAAGGCCCTTATAGCCTCAAAGCTCAAAGTAGCACCGTCTGAGCTTCCAAAGCGTGTGGAAACCCTTTTAAAACAATTGAAAGAAGCTCAAGAGGAAATCGAAACTTTAAGACGGCAGCTTGCCAGAGGGGGCCTTGAGTCTCTTTTAAATCAGGTACAAGAAATAAACGGCATAAAAATAATTGCCGCTGAGGTTCCGGCCAAAGATGCCAAGACCCTTCGTGAAATGGGGGACTTTCTGCGCGAAAAACTGGGCTCAGGGGTGGTGGTGCTTGGGGCCTCAGTTAACGGAAAGGCCCAACTCCTTGCCATGGTCACCAAAGACTTAAAAGAAAAAGTCCATGCTGGAAAAATTATCTCAGCGCTTGCTCCTTTAGTAGGTGGCAGAGGTGGTGGCCGCCCTGACATGGCCCAGGGGGGCGGACCAGACGCACAAAAACTAAAAGAAGCCCTAGAAAAAGCTCCAAAACTTATCGCTGATATGATTAAGTGA